Proteins encoded together in one Maricaulis maris window:
- the pseB gene encoding UDP-N-acetylglucosamine 4,6-dehydratase (inverting) → MSNRTATQLPFEEMMNQRSFLDPRMPLDGKTILVTGGTGSFGRKLTETICAEYKPKKLIIFSRDELKQYEMAQDFSPSDYPFLRYFIGDVRDESRLDQAMRDVDIVIHAAALKHVPIAEYNPFECIKTNVMGAENVVRAAIKRGVSHVCALSTDKAANPINLYGASKLAADKIFTAAQHMGGEGGPVFSVVRYGNVVGSRGSVIPYFRRLIDSGAKELPITDPRMTRFWITLEQGVNFVLSSLSMARGGEIFVPKIPSMSTADLARTMAPHLPHKVIGIRPGEKLHEIMIPEDDARSTIELVDRFAILPAHGAKVTARYLATGGHLVPDGFSYASNTNPEQLTDAALRQLIGMAAAA, encoded by the coding sequence ATGTCGAACCGGACAGCGACCCAACTGCCTTTCGAGGAAATGATGAACCAACGCTCCTTCCTCGACCCGCGCATGCCACTGGATGGCAAAACCATTCTCGTCACCGGCGGGACGGGCTCGTTCGGCCGCAAGCTGACCGAGACCATCTGTGCGGAATACAAGCCCAAGAAGCTGATCATCTTCTCGCGTGACGAACTCAAACAGTATGAAATGGCTCAGGATTTTTCGCCCAGCGATTATCCCTTCCTGCGCTATTTCATCGGCGATGTGCGCGATGAGTCGCGGCTCGACCAGGCCATGCGGGACGTCGATATCGTCATCCACGCCGCGGCGCTGAAGCATGTCCCGATCGCCGAATACAATCCGTTCGAGTGCATCAAGACCAATGTCATGGGCGCCGAGAATGTGGTGCGGGCCGCGATCAAGCGTGGCGTCAGCCATGTCTGCGCCCTGTCCACGGACAAGGCCGCCAACCCGATCAATCTCTATGGCGCCTCTAAACTGGCGGCGGATAAAATATTCACCGCGGCCCAGCACATGGGTGGTGAGGGCGGACCGGTCTTTTCAGTGGTGCGCTACGGCAATGTGGTCGGTTCGCGCGGCTCGGTCATTCCCTATTTCCGCCGCCTGATCGATTCGGGCGCCAAGGAATTGCCGATCACGGATCCGCGCATGACCCGCTTCTGGATCACCCTCGAGCAGGGCGTCAATTTCGTCCTGTCGAGCCTGTCCATGGCCCGCGGCGGCGAGATCTTCGTGCCGAAGATTCCCTCCATGAGCACCGCCGACCTGGCCCGTACGATGGCGCCGCATCTGCCGCACAAGGTGATTGGCATCCGGCCCGGCGAGAAGCTGCACGAAATCATGATTCCGGAAGATGATGCCCGGAGCACGATCGAGCTCGTTGACCGCTTCGCCATCCTGCCCGCACATGGCGCCAAGGTGACGGCGCGCTACCTGGCTACCGGTGGCCATCTGGTCCCGGACGGGTTCAGCTATGCCTCGAACACCAATCCGGAACAGCTCACAGACGCGGCCCTGCGCCAACTGATCGGCATGGCCGCCGCGGCCTAG